One Glutamicibacter halophytocola DNA segment encodes these proteins:
- a CDS encoding FecCD family ABC transporter permease gives MNTSEITDRPQRAGSAGAHIARLAFFAALLAGLAVLSLAIGSRQMSVHSIMLALWDPQESIEKALVLESRLPRALLAILAGAALGIAGLLSQSMTRNPLAEPGILGVNAGASLAIVIAVGFLGIQEYNHYIFFAFAGALLTAALVYLIGRPQRGAMDPSRLVLSGVAMGAIFSGLGTALSLVRPEAFDQLRAWTVGDLQGRNSGIVVPLLVCTVIGILIAASSARSLDALALGEDSARGLGIDIRRTRVLVLVAITLLAAAATSAVGAIGFLGLMAPHAARRVAGASTGWIMAYTALIAPSILLLADVLGRVLLPSELPAGVVCAAIGAPLLVAIARGRKPVAL, from the coding sequence GTGAATACCAGCGAAATAACAGACAGGCCCCAACGGGCCGGATCGGCCGGGGCCCATATTGCCCGCCTGGCATTCTTTGCCGCGCTCCTGGCGGGCCTTGCCGTGCTCTCCCTGGCCATCGGGTCCCGGCAGATGAGCGTCCATTCGATTATGCTGGCGCTCTGGGACCCGCAGGAATCAATCGAGAAGGCCCTGGTGCTCGAATCAAGGCTGCCACGCGCCCTGCTGGCCATCCTCGCCGGCGCGGCCCTGGGAATCGCCGGCCTGCTCTCGCAGTCGATGACCCGCAACCCGCTGGCCGAACCCGGGATCCTCGGCGTGAACGCCGGCGCCTCGCTGGCCATCGTCATTGCCGTCGGATTCCTCGGAATCCAGGAGTACAACCACTACATCTTCTTCGCCTTTGCCGGCGCCCTGCTGACCGCGGCCCTGGTGTACCTGATCGGCCGGCCCCAGCGCGGTGCCATGGATCCCTCCCGGCTGGTGCTCTCCGGGGTGGCCATGGGAGCGATCTTCTCCGGGCTGGGCACCGCGCTGTCGCTGGTCCGCCCCGAAGCCTTCGACCAGCTGCGCGCCTGGACCGTGGGCGACCTGCAGGGCCGCAACAGCGGCATCGTCGTGCCGCTGCTGGTATGCACCGTCATCGGCATCCTGATCGCAGCCAGCAGCGCCCGCTCGCTGGATGCGCTGGCCCTGGGCGAAGACAGCGCCCGGGGGCTGGGCATCGACATCAGGCGCACCCGGGTGCTGGTCCTGGTCGCCATCACCCTGCTGGCCGCCGCCGCGACCTCCGCGGTGGGCGCCATCGGCTTCCTCGGCCTCATGGCCCCGCATGCCGCGCGCCGGGTGGCCGGAGCGAGCACCGGATGGATCATGGCCTACACTGCGCTGATTGCCCCTTCGATCCTGCTGCTGGCCGATGTGCTGGGGCGCGTTCTGCTGCCCAGCGAGCTGCCGGCCGGCGTGGTCTGCGCCGCCATCGGCGCGCCGCTGCTGGTGGCCATCGCCCGCGGCCGGAAGCCGGTGGCCCTGTGA
- a CDS encoding purine-cytosine permease family protein, producing MNLYRKFEQKLEAGAENSGPIRGQLGTGRIGMIWLAANLVVTTLLTGTFFVPGLDFSLALIMIVAGTLVGAIILVLVGNIGTRTGLPTMAITRGAFGTRGSLLPVAANVIVLMGWSWVQAMLAGVTVNYIVASATGFNHPVLFSVICQIFVVTLALFGHEGISRVEPWLAVLILAIMGYVFAVAFGKFEPAQFAAIPVDHSLGYTPFIVLDIVIATAVSWTVLSADINRMARSSRSGIVGSGIGYLLSTVLAMILGATALGYVILSGGEATAFDPTILVAAFGAPLAIAIFLSVMATNTMAVYGMITSVVNSRPERKLPFLATALAVGSVSILGATWLALLDQFTDFLTLIGAFFVPVFAIMIVDYYFLKRGSYTRDILRHTGGAYWYRNGVNWIAVAVWVAGAVVAYLLTYIFPSPIGATLPCFFASFLLYLGLSWNQRSRKDIVAHEHLVREASQQAG from the coding sequence ATGAATCTCTATCGCAAATTCGAGCAGAAGCTCGAAGCCGGGGCGGAAAACTCCGGCCCTATCCGCGGACAGCTGGGGACCGGACGCATCGGAATGATCTGGCTTGCAGCCAACCTTGTGGTGACGACACTGCTGACCGGAACGTTCTTCGTGCCGGGCCTGGATTTCAGTCTTGCGCTGATCATGATCGTGGCCGGAACCCTTGTCGGCGCCATTATCCTGGTGCTCGTGGGAAATATCGGAACCCGCACCGGCCTTCCGACCATGGCCATCACGCGCGGGGCGTTCGGCACCCGGGGCAGCCTCCTGCCGGTGGCGGCGAACGTCATCGTGCTGATGGGCTGGAGCTGGGTGCAGGCCATGCTGGCCGGAGTGACCGTCAACTACATTGTTGCCTCGGCCACCGGATTCAACCACCCGGTGCTGTTCTCGGTGATCTGCCAGATTTTTGTCGTGACCCTGGCCCTGTTCGGGCATGAGGGAATTTCACGAGTCGAGCCGTGGCTGGCCGTGCTGATTCTGGCGATCATGGGATATGTCTTTGCCGTAGCCTTCGGAAAATTCGAACCCGCGCAGTTCGCGGCAATTCCCGTCGATCATTCTCTTGGCTACACGCCCTTCATCGTCCTGGACATCGTAATTGCCACCGCCGTTTCCTGGACGGTGCTCTCCGCGGATATCAACCGCATGGCCCGCAGCTCGCGCTCGGGCATCGTCGGCTCGGGAATCGGATACTTGCTCTCCACCGTCTTGGCGATGATTCTTGGCGCCACCGCTCTTGGCTATGTCATTCTCTCCGGCGGCGAGGCCACTGCGTTCGACCCGACGATTCTGGTTGCTGCCTTTGGCGCACCGCTGGCCATCGCCATCTTCCTTTCGGTCATGGCTACCAATACGATGGCCGTCTACGGAATGATCACCTCGGTGGTCAACTCCCGTCCCGAACGCAAGCTGCCCTTCCTGGCCACCGCGTTGGCAGTTGGCTCAGTCTCCATCCTCGGAGCCACCTGGCTGGCACTGCTGGATCAATTCACCGACTTCCTGACCCTCATCGGTGCCTTCTTCGTTCCAGTCTTCGCCATCATGATTGTCGACTACTACTTCTTGAAGCGCGGCAGCTACACCCGTGACATCCTGCGCCATACGGGCGGAGCCTACTGGTACCGCAATGGAGTGAACTGGATTGCCGTGGCAGTGTGGGTGGCCGGCGCAGTGGTCGCCTACCTGCTGACCTACATTTTCCCGAGTCCCATCGGTGCGACGCTTCCGTGCTTCTTCGCCAGCTTCCTGCTCTATCTCGGGCTGTCCTGGAACCAGCGCAGCCGCAAGGACATCGTGGCCCATGAACACCTGGTTCGCGAGGCTTCCCAGCAGGCTGGCTGA
- a CDS encoding FAD/NAD(P)-binding protein — protein MTRIAMIGGGPKCLFALLELNDSLAAGAAHLLHVDVYDPYPPGAGRVWNTVQPRELRLNVNSRIIDASWSLCAQTFNQFRDRQPAGAIHDSFPPRALVGEYLREQFELLAHRGSLPVRHLALAVEKLERQGNQWLVETGSGSLLYDEVVIATGHGLAGGKHSHTALAPIAAASLSVEQSQDALCSVPAGSSVWIRGAALTAYDVVLALTEGRGGHWKPAEGGPGGTLEYVPSGREPQAITMASRHRIPMTPKPASIPPETQGILDACKAQLRRWGSLGPKETGQMWRILLDCAIQVAALNSVPASEESLRQTLETGQSAQFSTQASPFEQVGYSLLAHQGLKPQTQEWVWAAVWSGVYPELIAALSRFHWTGPERKEFNAAAANLERMAFGPPIPTAQKLMALHNAGMLRHEPASPGPPEGAVKIDAVTSPAGVLTAPFPEGEPASGLIQGLLADGEIKIRTGERGLLTDIDGTCINAEGLRNESLAALGRPTEDPTLGHDTLNRGLHPEYQRWSQRILAQLNAPSQKAAY, from the coding sequence ATGACCCGCATAGCAATGATTGGCGGTGGGCCAAAATGCCTGTTCGCACTGCTGGAGCTCAACGATTCGCTGGCTGCTGGCGCCGCGCACCTGTTGCACGTGGACGTCTATGACCCGTACCCGCCAGGAGCGGGACGGGTATGGAATACCGTGCAGCCCAGGGAACTGAGGCTGAACGTGAACTCGCGCATCATCGACGCCTCCTGGAGCCTCTGCGCGCAAACGTTCAACCAGTTCCGGGACCGGCAGCCAGCCGGCGCGATCCACGACTCCTTTCCGCCAAGGGCGCTTGTCGGGGAATACCTGCGCGAACAATTCGAGCTGCTGGCGCACCGCGGGTCGCTGCCCGTCCGGCACTTGGCGCTAGCGGTGGAAAAGCTGGAACGCCAAGGGAATCAATGGCTCGTGGAGACGGGCTCTGGCAGCTTGCTCTACGACGAGGTGGTCATCGCCACCGGCCACGGACTCGCGGGCGGCAAGCACAGCCACACGGCTCTTGCGCCCATCGCGGCCGCCAGCCTGAGCGTTGAGCAATCCCAGGATGCGCTTTGCAGCGTGCCCGCCGGGAGCAGTGTTTGGATCCGCGGCGCGGCATTGACCGCCTACGACGTGGTCCTGGCATTAACCGAGGGACGCGGCGGGCATTGGAAACCTGCTGAAGGCGGCCCGGGCGGCACGTTGGAATACGTGCCCAGCGGACGCGAGCCACAAGCGATCACCATGGCCTCGCGCCATCGCATCCCGATGACACCCAAGCCGGCAAGCATTCCGCCAGAGACCCAAGGCATCCTCGATGCCTGCAAGGCACAGCTGCGCCGGTGGGGGAGCCTCGGCCCAAAGGAGACCGGGCAGATGTGGCGCATCCTGCTGGACTGCGCCATTCAGGTTGCCGCGCTGAATTCGGTTCCTGCGAGCGAAGAATCCCTGAGGCAGACACTGGAAACCGGGCAGTCCGCCCAGTTCTCCACGCAGGCCAGTCCCTTCGAACAAGTGGGATACAGCCTTCTTGCGCACCAAGGGCTGAAGCCCCAAACCCAGGAATGGGTGTGGGCAGCAGTCTGGTCCGGGGTGTACCCGGAACTAATCGCCGCACTGTCCCGGTTTCACTGGACCGGGCCGGAGCGCAAGGAATTCAACGCTGCCGCCGCAAACCTCGAGCGCATGGCCTTCGGCCCGCCAATTCCCACAGCCCAGAAGCTGATGGCCCTCCATAATGCGGGGATGCTGCGGCATGAACCAGCCAGCCCGGGGCCACCAGAAGGCGCGGTGAAGATTGACGCGGTGACTTCACCGGCCGGGGTGCTCACCGCGCCCTTCCCTGAAGGAGAACCCGCCAGCGGGCTTATCCAGGGATTGCTCGCCGACGGCGAGATCAAGATCAGGACCGGCGAGCGCGGCCTGCTCACGGACATCGACGGAACCTGCATTAATGCCGAAGGGTTGCGCAACGAATCCCTGGCCGCGCTGGGACGCCCCACCGAAGACCCCACCCTGGGCCACGACACCTTGAACCGGGGATTGCACCCGGAATACCAGCGCTGGTCCCAGCGCATCCTTGCACAACTGAACGCCCCCAGCCAGAAAGCAGCCTATTGA
- a CDS encoding pyridoxal-phosphate dependent enzyme translates to MVKLERLFESSGVELFAKLDSLQLSGSTKERTAESLITAFLESGELEPGGMVVESTSGNLGISLARQCVVRDIRFVAVVDENANKSALQIMRAYGATVDLVRDPPDGNRLAARRQRVAQLLNENPGAVTTNQYGSLRNPEAHYSSTMPEIMEAAGGELDMLFVATSTTGTILGCQKYVREHDLATKLVAVDAAGSVLFGGEAAERRLPGLGAGIIPELSLQVQPDQVLRIPEIEMVRGCRRLARHEGILAGASTGAIVAALGQVLPDLPRGSRVAFLVHDSGVPYLHTVYNDQWVEENLGEVLEPADFHELEDDAAR, encoded by the coding sequence ATGGTGAAGCTAGAGCGCCTCTTCGAATCAAGCGGTGTCGAATTATTCGCCAAGCTGGATTCACTGCAGCTATCGGGCAGTACCAAGGAGCGCACCGCCGAATCCCTGATTACAGCCTTCCTGGAATCAGGAGAACTGGAACCCGGTGGAATGGTGGTGGAATCCACCTCGGGCAACCTGGGCATTTCCCTCGCCCGGCAATGCGTGGTGCGGGATATCAGATTCGTGGCTGTCGTGGATGAAAACGCCAACAAGTCCGCGCTTCAGATCATGCGCGCCTACGGTGCCACGGTGGATCTTGTCAGGGATCCGCCTGATGGCAACAGGCTGGCAGCCCGCCGGCAGCGCGTGGCCCAGCTGCTGAACGAGAACCCCGGCGCGGTGACCACCAACCAGTATGGATCGCTGCGCAATCCCGAAGCCCACTACTCCTCGACCATGCCTGAAATCATGGAAGCGGCGGGCGGGGAGCTGGACATGCTGTTCGTTGCCACCAGCACCACCGGAACGATCCTTGGATGCCAGAAGTACGTCCGGGAACATGATCTGGCCACAAAACTGGTGGCAGTGGACGCAGCGGGTTCGGTGCTCTTTGGTGGCGAAGCAGCCGAGCGGCGCCTGCCCGGGCTGGGCGCAGGCATCATTCCCGAGCTGTCCTTGCAGGTGCAACCCGATCAGGTATTGCGCATCCCTGAAATCGAAATGGTGCGTGGCTGCCGGCGGCTGGCCCGGCACGAAGGCATCTTGGCCGGCGCATCCACCGGGGCCATCGTCGCTGCCCTGGGACAGGTGCTGCCCGACTTGCCTCGGGGTTCGCGCGTGGCTTTTCTGGTGCACGACTCAGGCGTGCCGTACCTGCACACCGTCTACAACGATCAATGGGTTGAAGAGAACCTTGGCGAGGTGCTCGAGCCAGCGGACTTTCATGAGCTAGAGGATGATGCCGCACGATGA
- a CDS encoding FecCD family ABC transporter permease has product MSAVETAKPRRQRRKLRARGLAVLVALACAVITVLAISGGEYDISPWRVVQILFGGGEGLESTIVWDWRMPRALAALLFGAALALSGLVFQSLTRNPLGSPDIIGLSTGAYSGALIAITIFGGGFAATTAGALAGGLLTALIVYLLAWRNGTHGFRLILVGIGISSVLASFNQYMVLRADLDTAMSAAVWGAGTLNGVSWSGVLPVGAVVLVIAAMLLYCARPLQLLQMGDDLAASLGLNTERAKLLLIVLAVALTSAVTALIGPVAFVALVSPQLARRILGSSGMNLVPTALFGAFLLSFGDLLAQRLFAPVQLPVGVVTVCLGGIYLIYLLNRGTRKAGA; this is encoded by the coding sequence GTGAGCGCCGTCGAAACCGCCAAGCCGCGCCGGCAGCGCCGCAAGCTGCGTGCCCGCGGCCTGGCCGTGCTGGTGGCCCTGGCCTGCGCGGTGATCACCGTCCTTGCCATCTCGGGCGGCGAATACGACATCTCCCCCTGGCGCGTGGTGCAGATCCTCTTCGGAGGCGGAGAAGGACTGGAGTCCACGATTGTCTGGGACTGGCGCATGCCCCGCGCCCTGGCCGCGCTGCTCTTCGGCGCGGCACTGGCCCTCTCCGGCCTGGTGTTCCAGTCGCTGACCCGCAACCCGCTGGGCTCCCCGGACATCATCGGCTTGTCCACCGGCGCCTACAGCGGCGCGCTGATCGCCATCACGATCTTCGGCGGCGGCTTCGCGGCCACCACGGCCGGCGCGCTGGCCGGAGGGCTGCTGACCGCGCTGATCGTCTACCTGCTGGCGTGGCGCAATGGCACCCACGGCTTCCGCCTGATCCTCGTGGGCATCGGCATTTCCTCCGTGCTGGCCTCATTCAACCAGTACATGGTGCTGCGCGCGGACCTGGATACCGCGATGAGCGCCGCCGTCTGGGGCGCCGGCACGCTCAACGGCGTGTCCTGGAGCGGGGTCCTGCCGGTGGGAGCGGTGGTCCTGGTGATCGCCGCGATGCTGCTGTACTGCGCCCGCCCGCTGCAGCTGCTGCAGATGGGCGATGACCTGGCGGCGTCGCTGGGGCTGAATACCGAACGGGCCAAGCTGCTGCTGATAGTGCTGGCCGTGGCGCTGACCTCGGCGGTCACCGCCTTGATCGGCCCGGTGGCCTTTGTCGCGCTGGTCTCCCCGCAGCTGGCCCGCCGGATCCTGGGCAGCAGCGGCATGAACCTGGTGCCCACGGCCCTGTTCGGCGCCTTCCTGCTCTCCTTCGGCGACCTGCTGGCCCAGCGGCTGTTCGCGCCGGTCCAGCTGCCGGTGGGCGTGGTCACCGTGTGCCTGGGCGGCATCTACCTCATCTACCTGCTGAACCGGGGAACCCGCAAGGCCGGCGCCTAG
- a CDS encoding alanine racemase: MPPLMHGTLPLTARLEPWMENLVQDPELCKELLGQYGSPLNVHDYSSMSRNITELRDAASGHGIDFQVYLARKANKTLGAIDKAVAEGCGVDVASFHELDQCLQRGVSPESLIVTAAVKSRALLKLAADNNVVLSLDNTDEAADLLELAKSGGAPVPVALRLASSSPEIPPTRFGLDAQQWLDFFAQLDSHETISIVGVHFHLNGYSGGQRALVLQESMEFADALGQLGHTVEFVDMGGGIPMSYLDDSTQWTGFWEALADLPDGDESLTWKSDRLGATGPQPSNALYPYHQQLIRGPWLDQILAARNPDGSRSVAQMLTERGIQLRCEPGRSLLDGCGLTLSEVAFTKQRSDGANLVGLHMNRTQCRSTSADFLVDPLLVRASGRHAPERSPYSGFLVGAYCIEEELILRRRFEFPHGVSKGDIIAFPNTGGYLMHIIESASHQLPLAKNVILEGRHAVLDDIDQAGAGIG; encoded by the coding sequence ATGCCCCCGCTGATGCACGGAACCTTGCCCTTGACCGCCCGCTTGGAACCATGGATGGAAAACCTGGTTCAGGACCCCGAGCTGTGCAAGGAATTGCTCGGCCAGTACGGGTCTCCGTTGAACGTCCACGACTACTCGTCCATGTCCCGGAACATCACCGAGCTGCGGGATGCGGCATCGGGGCACGGCATTGACTTCCAGGTCTATTTGGCGCGCAAGGCCAACAAGACCCTGGGAGCGATCGACAAGGCCGTGGCCGAAGGATGCGGCGTGGATGTGGCCAGCTTCCACGAGCTGGATCAATGCCTGCAGCGCGGGGTCAGCCCGGAATCGCTGATTGTTACCGCCGCGGTGAAATCCAGGGCGCTGCTAAAGCTGGCGGCAGATAACAACGTTGTGCTGAGCCTGGACAACACCGATGAAGCAGCGGACCTGTTGGAACTGGCCAAGAGCGGCGGGGCTCCCGTGCCAGTTGCCTTGCGCCTGGCCTCAAGCAGCCCGGAGATTCCGCCCACCAGATTTGGGCTGGACGCGCAGCAATGGCTGGACTTCTTTGCCCAGTTGGACAGCCACGAAACGATCAGCATTGTCGGCGTGCACTTCCATCTCAATGGCTATAGCGGCGGGCAGCGGGCACTGGTGCTGCAAGAGTCCATGGAATTTGCCGATGCCCTGGGGCAGCTCGGGCACACGGTGGAATTCGTGGACATGGGCGGCGGCATTCCGATGTCCTATCTTGATGATTCAACGCAGTGGACCGGATTCTGGGAGGCGCTCGCCGACCTGCCCGATGGCGATGAATCCTTGACCTGGAAATCCGACCGGCTGGGCGCCACCGGGCCGCAGCCCAGCAACGCCCTGTACCCCTATCACCAGCAGCTGATTCGCGGGCCCTGGCTGGATCAGATCCTCGCGGCCCGCAACCCTGACGGGTCCCGGAGCGTAGCCCAGATGCTCACTGAGCGGGGGATTCAATTGCGCTGCGAACCGGGCCGTTCGCTGCTTGATGGCTGCGGGCTGACCCTGTCCGAGGTCGCGTTCACCAAGCAGCGCAGCGATGGGGCCAACCTGGTGGGATTGCACATGAACCGCACCCAATGCCGTTCCACTTCTGCGGACTTCCTGGTTGACCCGCTCCTCGTCAGGGCCTCGGGACGGCACGCACCAGAGCGCTCGCCGTACAGCGGGTTCCTCGTCGGTGCGTACTGCATTGAAGAAGAACTGATCCTGCGCCGCCGCTTTGAGTTCCCGCACGGCGTCTCCAAGGGGGATATCATCGCTTTTCCCAATACCGGGGGATACCTGATGCACATTATCGAGAGCGCATCGCATCAATTGCCGTTGGCCAAGAACGTGATCCTGGAAGGTCGGCACGCGGTCCTCGATGACATCGACCAGGCCGGTGCTGGCATAGGCTAG
- a CDS encoding iron-siderophore ABC transporter substrate-binding protein, translating into MNTRLALRKAVVGATVTLMIAVTAGCGASSTADSEAGNKDVAIGGQRFATADEETAKFGADQDKDGVFPRTVTHARGTTTIESQPQRVVVLDSGELDQVLALGIKPVGMVSSDSADAVPAYLGDKAEGIKNVGTINELNLEAIAALKPDLILGSQLRADKTYDKLAQIAPTVFSVRPGFPWKENTLLVGAALGKREAAVDLLNKYQDAAEALGKDIEGDPEISLLRFSAKWVRLYANKSLIGVIMKDVGLKRPANQDIEDLKAEISAENLTEADADWIFYSSYGDPKATGEQAAIDGPLWDKLDAVKQGHAIRVDDDVWFMGLGPIGAMEILKDLRENLVK; encoded by the coding sequence TTGAACACTCGCTTAGCCTTGCGTAAGGCCGTCGTCGGTGCCACCGTGACGCTCATGATTGCCGTCACCGCTGGCTGCGGTGCTTCCTCCACTGCGGATTCGGAGGCCGGCAACAAGGACGTGGCCATTGGCGGCCAGCGCTTCGCCACCGCCGATGAAGAAACCGCAAAATTCGGAGCCGACCAGGACAAGGACGGCGTCTTCCCGCGCACCGTCACCCACGCCCGGGGCACCACCACCATCGAGAGCCAGCCGCAGCGCGTGGTGGTCCTCGACTCCGGCGAACTGGACCAGGTGCTGGCCCTTGGGATCAAGCCGGTGGGCATGGTCTCCAGCGACAGCGCCGATGCCGTTCCCGCCTACCTGGGGGACAAGGCCGAAGGCATCAAGAACGTCGGCACCATCAACGAGCTGAACCTAGAGGCCATTGCGGCATTGAAGCCGGACCTGATCCTCGGCTCGCAACTGCGCGCTGACAAGACCTACGACAAGCTGGCCCAAATCGCGCCAACAGTGTTCTCGGTGCGCCCGGGCTTCCCCTGGAAGGAAAACACCCTGCTTGTCGGCGCCGCCCTGGGCAAGCGCGAGGCCGCTGTCGACCTGCTGAACAAGTACCAGGATGCGGCAGAAGCCCTGGGCAAGGACATCGAGGGCGACCCCGAGATCTCCCTGCTTCGCTTCTCGGCCAAGTGGGTCCGCCTGTACGCGAACAAGTCGCTGATCGGCGTGATCATGAAGGATGTCGGGCTCAAGCGCCCGGCCAACCAGGACATCGAGGACCTCAAGGCCGAGATCTCCGCTGAGAATCTCACCGAGGCCGACGCCGACTGGATCTTCTACTCGTCCTATGGCGATCCGAAGGCCACCGGCGAGCAGGCGGCCATCGATGGCCCGCTCTGGGACAAGCTCGACGCCGTGAAGCAGGGGCACGCCATCCGCGTGGATGACGATGTCTGGTTCATGGGCCTGGGCCCGATCGGCGCCATGGAAATCCTCAAGGACTTGCGCGAGAACCTCGTCAAGTAG
- a CDS encoding amino acid permease, whose translation MCLSGLDYFSTLGYQPAIAALAAGALAPFATLILVAVTLFAALPVYRRVAQESPHGQGSIAMLERLMPHWKGKVFVLVLLGFAATDFMITATLSAADASAHLIENPFTPEWFSGKEVPITLVLLILLGALFLRGFTEVIWIAVTLVFSFLALNLVIIIVSAAHIIGQPVTISNWLDSLFTAHGDPIMMLLVCLIVFPKLALGLSGFETGVAVMPQISKAPGDTEQNPAGRIKGTKKLLTTAALIMSGYLVLSSIVTTILIPAQEFQPGGQANGRALSWLAHHLMGDAFGTVYDVATILILWFAGASALAGMLNLIPRYLPRFGMAPAWASAVRPLVLVVILVALGITIHFKASVDAQGAAYATGVLVLMCSAAIAVTISAKRKGEQRKAMLFGAASLIFVYTTIANCVERPDGLKIAALFIAAVLLVSLLSRFRRSTELRATSVMFDAAAVDIIHKASSAGLLRLIAHEPVKISKRRYLHKHQHAILASHIPQRAPVVFLEIKVSDYSDFAQDIEVRGITRHGQWILEATAPSVSTSIAAIAMAIRDQYEAMPHIYFRWTEGNPLLNLAKFIFLGQGEIAPLTREVLREAEPNLQRRPWVHVG comes from the coding sequence ATGTGCCTCTCGGGCCTGGACTACTTCTCCACGCTCGGCTACCAGCCGGCCATTGCCGCGCTCGCGGCCGGAGCGCTCGCACCCTTTGCCACCCTGATCCTTGTGGCCGTCACGCTGTTCGCTGCCCTGCCGGTCTACCGCCGGGTGGCCCAGGAATCCCCTCATGGCCAAGGCTCCATCGCCATGCTGGAACGGCTCATGCCGCACTGGAAGGGCAAGGTATTTGTCCTGGTGCTGCTGGGCTTCGCGGCGACCGACTTCATGATCACCGCGACCTTGTCGGCCGCGGATGCCTCGGCGCACCTGATTGAAAACCCGTTCACCCCCGAATGGTTCAGCGGCAAGGAAGTTCCCATCACCCTGGTGCTGCTGATCCTGCTCGGCGCCCTGTTCCTGCGCGGCTTCACCGAGGTCATCTGGATCGCCGTGACCCTCGTATTCTCGTTCCTGGCGCTGAACCTGGTGATCATCATCGTTTCGGCCGCCCACATCATCGGCCAGCCGGTCACGATCTCCAACTGGCTTGATTCGCTCTTCACCGCACACGGGGATCCGATCATGATGCTGCTGGTCTGCCTGATCGTCTTCCCCAAATTGGCGCTGGGCCTTTCCGGTTTTGAAACCGGGGTGGCCGTCATGCCGCAGATCTCCAAGGCGCCCGGCGACACCGAGCAGAATCCTGCAGGACGCATCAAGGGCACCAAGAAGCTGCTGACCACCGCGGCGCTGATCATGAGCGGCTATTTGGTCCTCTCCTCCATCGTCACCACCATCCTGATCCCGGCCCAGGAATTCCAGCCCGGAGGCCAGGCCAATGGCCGCGCGCTCTCGTGGCTGGCGCATCATTTGATGGGTGATGCCTTTGGCACCGTCTACGACGTGGCAACGATCCTGATCCTCTGGTTCGCCGGCGCCTCAGCCCTCGCCGGAATGCTGAACCTCATTCCCCGCTACCTGCCGCGCTTCGGCATGGCGCCGGCATGGGCCAGTGCCGTGCGCCCGCTGGTCCTGGTAGTCATCCTCGTTGCCTTGGGCATCACCATCCATTTCAAGGCCAGCGTCGATGCCCAGGGCGCGGCGTACGCCACCGGCGTGCTGGTGCTGATGTGCTCGGCGGCCATAGCGGTCACCATCTCAGCCAAGCGCAAAGGCGAACAGCGCAAGGCGATGCTCTTCGGGGCCGCCAGCCTGATCTTCGTCTACACAACCATCGCCAACTGCGTCGAGCGCCCGGACGGCCTGAAAATCGCGGCCCTTTTCATCGCGGCCGTGCTCCTGGTCTCGCTGCTGTCCAGGTTCCGGCGCTCCACCGAGCTGCGCGCCACCTCGGTGATGTTTGATGCCGCCGCCGTGGATATCATCCACAAGGCCAGCAGCGCAGGACTGCTCCGGCTCATTGCCCACGAACCGGTCAAGATCTCCAAGCGGCGCTACCTGCACAAGCACCAGCATGCGATCCTGGCCAGCCACATCCCGCAGCGCGCCCCGGTGGTCTTCCTGGAAATCAAGGTCAGCGACTATTCGGACTTCGCACAGGATATCGAGGTGCGCGGCATCACCCGCCACGGCCAGTGGATCCTTGAAGCCACCGCCCCTTCGGTATCCACGTCCATCGCGGCCATCGCCATGGCCATCCGGGATCAATACGAGGCCATGCCGCACATCTACTTCCGCTGGACCGAGGGCAATCCGCTGTTGAACCTGGCGAAGTTCATCTTCCTCGGGCAGGGCGAGATCGCCCCGCTGACGCGGGAAGTGCTGCGCGAGGCGGAGCCGAACCTGCAGCGCCGCCCATGGGTCCATGTGGGGTAG